The Gemmatimonadota bacterium genome includes the window GAACCGCGCGCGGGGCTCGCGGACGTGTTCGGGCGGGTCACCTGGCGCGACAGCCGGCTGCAGGCGTGCTCCCAGGCCGGCCTCGTGAACAACCTGAACGACGGCGTCGCTTGGGCCCTGTTTCCGGTCTATTTCGCGTCCGTGGGCATGAGCCTGCGGGAGATCGGCATCCTCGCCGCCGTCTACCCCGGCGTATGGGGGATCGCACAGCTCGGCACCGGACCGTTGGGTGACCGCGTGGGACGGCCGGGCCTCGTCGTGAGCGGGTTGCTGCTGCAGGCGGTTGCGATCGCCGCGGTCGCCAGCGCGAGTTCCTTCAGGCCGCTCCTCGCGGCGGCCGTGGTCCTCGGCCTCGGGACCGCGCTCGTCTATCCGACCCTGTTGGCCGCCGTCTCAGACCTCTCCGAGGCATCCTGGCGCGCCTCCGCTTTGGGCGTTTACAGGTTCTGGCGGGACGCCGGGTACGCGGTGGGGGCGCTGGGCATCGGCGCGTTCGCCGCGCTGGTGGGCGACGCGGGCGCGATCCGCGCGGCGGCCGTCCTGACGGCGGCGTCGGGGCTGATCGTCTGGGCGCGCCTCGGATCCTCCCGCGCCTTAGGTTGATGGCAACGCACTCTCCACGCCGAGGCCGCCCATGCTAGATCGTCGCCGCTTCCTGTCCCGCGCGTTCGCCGTCGCCGCGCCCGCCGCCCTGTGGGCTCGACCGGCCGCCGGCATGGCCTCCCTGACCGACGCCTGGGAGCGCACGCTCGGCGACGCGAATCGCCATGTACGGGGCCGATCGCCGCTGGACGTGGCGGGCGATGAGGAATACTGGGCGGAGATCCAGCGCGCGTTCGCCATCGACCGGAGCATGGTCAACCTGAACAACGGCGGCGTGTGCCCCTCGCCGCGCGTCGTGCAGGAGGCGCTGCGACGCTACCTGGAATTCTCCAACGAGGCGCCGGCCTACACGATGTGGAAGATCCTGGAGCCGGCCATCGAGAGCGTGCGCGAACGGCTGGCGGGCAGCTTCGGGGTGGATCCGGAAGAGCTCGCGATCACGCGCAACGCCTCGGAGGCGCTGGAGATCGTCCAGTTGGGGCTGGACCTGGAGCCGGGCGATGAGGTCCTGACCACCAACCAGGACTACGGCAGGATGCTCACGACGTGGGACCAGCGCGTCAGGCGCGAGGGGATCACCGTGAGGAAGATCAGCTTTCCGGTGCCGGCCACCTCCATGGACGATCTGGTGAGGCGTTTCGAGGAGGCCATCGGGCCGCGCACGCGAGTCCTGCACTTCTGTCACATCACCAACCTGACCGGGCAGATCTTCCCGGTCGGCGACCTGGTCGCGCTGGCGCAGCGCCACGGGCTGGAGGCGATCGTGGACGGCGCGCACGCTTACGCCCACTTCCCCTTCACGCACGCGGACCTGGGCTGCGACTTCTACGGCACGAGCCTGCACAAGTGGCTGCTCGCGCCCATCGGCACCGGCTTCCTGCACGTCAAGAAGGAGCGAATTCCGGACGTCTGGCCGCTCATGGCGGCGACCGAGGAGCAGGCCGGCGACATCCGCAAGTTCGAGGAGATCGGCACGCATCCCGCCGCCAACCACAACGCGATCGCCGAGGCGCTCACCTTCCACGAGTCCATTGGCGGCGAGCGCAAGGCGGCTCGCCTGCGGTTCCTGCGCGACCGGTGGATGGAGCGCGTGGAAGGGACGGCCGGGGTGCGCCTCTACACCTCTCGGGATCCGGCGATGGGCTGCGCGATCTCGACGGTGGGGATCGACGGCGTGGAAACCCCGGCGCTGGCCGACCACGTGTGGAAACGCCACCGCATCTTCGTGACCTCGATCAAACACGACGAGTTCAACGGCATCCGCGTGACGCCGAACGTCTATACCACCTTGGAAGAGATCGACCGTTTCGCGGGGGCGCTCGAGAAGGTCGCCGAGGACGGCCTGCCGGACGCATGACTTCCTGCTGCCACGTCGACGTAGCCGACCGCCATTTCGGGTCGGAGATGGCGCAGCGGGACGCCGAGGCCTACCTGAAGAACGGCGTCGATCCATTGAGCCGCGCGCTTCTGGACCTGATCGGCGAGCAGCCCATCGAACGGGCGACCTTGCTCGACATCGGCGGGGGGGTCGGCGTGCTGGGGCGCGAGCTGCTGGGCGAGCGAGTGGACGCGGTGACGATGGTCGATGAGTCGACCGCGTACCTTGCGGTGGCCCGTGAGCAAGCCCGCGGCGATGGCACGGCGGACCGCTACCGGTTCATCGCGGGGGACGTGGTGGCGGCGCGGGATGAGGTAGGTTGCGCGGACCTGGCCACGCTGCACCGAGTCGTCTGCTGCTACCCGGACTACCGAGCGCTGTTGGACGCGACGCTCGCGACGGGAGTCCGCTGGGTCGCCCTCACCTACCCTCGCGATCGGTGGTACGTACGCGCGGGCGCCGCCTTCGAGAACCTCAGGCGCCGCTTTCGCGGCAACCCTTTTCGCACCTTCGTGCACGCCGAAGGAGGCATTACCGAGCGGCTGGAGGCGGCGGGCTTTCGGCGGGTCTCGGATGCCGGAACGCTGTTCTGGACGTGCGAGCTGTGGGCGGCCGCCGACTCCTAGTGTGCAACGGCACACTAGCAGCGTCGCGCGACGTCAGAACATCCGGCCCAACCGGGGTGGCCCGTCCCGGCACAGCAGCGCCTGGTAGGCGGCCGCGGGGTCCTCGGCGTCGAGCGCGGGATCATCCGCACCGGTCCCGCCGTCACCCGCGTCCCCCTCGCCCGCCCAAGCGAGAGCCGCTTCCAGCCCGGGATCCGCGCCCTGCAGATAGTCCTCGAAGGTCATGGGCGCGTGGACGTGAGGCGCCGTGCAGCGCCGCTCGTCGCGGGGGTCTCGCTGCTGCCACCACAGGTAGGAGGCGCGCACCGTGATGTGGCTGTTCGGCAGCACGAGCTTGCGGTTGTCTCCGTACCCGTTGGGCGCGGCCGCGGTGGGCTCACCCACGTAGACCGGGGAGGAGAGCCGCGAGAGCTCGTTCACCAGGCTCTGCGCTGCGGAGAAGGTGTAGCGGCCGATCAGCACGAACAGCCGGCCCTCTTCGTCGAAACGCGACTGGACTATCGACCGCACCAGGGGCCGGATCAGGTAGTTGTCGCCGCCGCGATTCCAGCGCAGGTCCAGAAGCAGGCGCTCCGCCCCCAGCGAGTCCGCGCGCGCGACCAACCGCTCGGAGAACTCTTCGAAGGTCTGCTCGGGGGAGTCGCCGATCCTATTGACCTGTGCGTACATGGCTCGCTCCTCGTCCAGCCACTCCGCCCAGAAATCGGCCTCGGGGTCGCGAAATAGCAGCGAAACGGGTGAGCCCTCCGGAGCATTCATGCCCAGCGCGTCTGGCCAGCCCGCGCGCGCGCCGCGCACATCCAGGAGGCTGTGTCCCTCCAGGAGGAAGGGAATCGGGCCGGGCGAGAGCCGGACCGTCCAGCGCTCGCCGTCGCTCTCCAGCTCCACGTCCACCGCCTCGGGGTTCGACACCGCCCCCAGCGCGTGCAGTACCTCCGGCATGACCAGCAGCGCGGGTCCGAAGCGCAGCACGTCCATGTCGTTGTCGCGCGCGATGAGCGGCGCGACCATGCCCAGCGCGGCGGCGGCCGGCACGTTCCCCAGGGCGCGCACGCGGGCGCCCACGAGGTCGGCGTGCTCGGGCGCGGCGGCCTCCACGAACAGGCCCCCGGGATAGGCGCCAAGCCGAACGGGCAGCGCGCGAAAGGCGATCGCGGTGTCGGCGAACAGGCGGATGCCGGAGTGTCCGTCGCCCACCGCGTTCACCGTCCGCGCGAACGCGACCACGACCGCGTGATCGCCCGTGGGGTCGAGCCTCGGAATCCACTCCGTCAGGCGATCGAAGGCCGCGTCGTATTCGGCCCTCGTGCGGGCGTGGAACGCGTTCGCGTGCTGCTCGGCGAATTCGGCGCGCAGCCAGCGCGCGTCTTCGTTCCACGTGAACGGTATGAGCTGCTGCGCGCTCACGGCGGGAGGGGACGCCGCCCAGAGCGCGAGCAGGCACGCGAGCAAGGTGGGCGCGGGATTGATCCTCATTGACAAGGCCTCGGTTGCACGGGGAACGAGATCGGCGTACACCCGTTGGATGTCCGACGTTCTCCGGACGGCCCTGCGGCGGCCAATCGCCCGGAGATCAAGCGACCCCGGCCCGCTGGATAAGAGGCTCTACCACGAGGTCGAACTGCGGCGCCGGCTGGAGGCGCTCGCCGCGGCGAACGCCCCCAACGGCTCGTGAGGCTCTAGCTCTCCCCGCCGATCTGGATGCGGTGCGCGTTGGCCGCGAGAAAGTCCGCAAACGTCTGCAGGCGCGGATTGAGCTCCCTGGCCAGCTCGATCGAGCGTGAGGCCGTGTACCGCGGCTCGAAGTCGTGCTTGAACTGGAACATGTTGCCCATGTCCTCGGCGCCCGGAAAGTCGAAGGAGCGGTACACGTCGAAGGGTATCGCCCGGTAGACGACTTCCTCCCCCAGCGCGTCGGTCAGCGCCGCCGCCATCTGCGCTCCCGTCAGGTGCTCGCCGGCGATGCCGATGGTCTTTCCGGTCAGCGACTCTCCGCGCTTGAACACGCCGTACGCGCACCGGCCGATGTCCTCGGCGGCGATGCCGGGCAGCTTCGCCTCGCCCATGGGCAGATTGAAGTAGGCGGTTCCGCCCTCTCGCTGCGGGCCCAGGCCGAAGTGGATCAGGTTGTCCCAGTAGAAGACCGTCTGCAGACACGTGGCCGGAGTCAGCTCCAGGAACACCGCGTCGGCCGCACCCTTCTCGTCGAAGTGCGGGACCTTGTAACGCTCCAGCAGGGTGGGCATGCGGTCGTCGGACAACGGGACCAACTCGCGCGTGTCATCGAGCGTTGACCAGATGACGTGCGCCACGCTGGCGTCGGCGGCCGCCTGTGCCTGCGCGCGCGCCTGGGCCGCCTCCTTCTCCGGAGAAAAATGCTCCCAGAAGTTGGTCACGCAGAAGGCTCCGTGGCTCCCCTCGAAGGCGGCGCGCAGCGACGGGGCGTCGTCCAGGTCGGCGCGCACGACTTCGGCTCCGCGGTCGGCCAGGGCCCGTGCGGCGTCGGACTCCGGATTGCGCGTCAGGGCGCGCACCTTGAAGCCGCTCCCGGGATCGTCCAGAATGGCCCGCGCGAGACTCCCTCCCTGGGCTCCGGTTGCTCCCACTACGGATATGATCTGCGACATTCGGTCAGCTCCTGTCAGGGTTTGTCTATGGCGACGGTTTCGGGACCGATTTCGATGGCGACGCGGCGGCTATCGAAGGCGAGCATCCCCTCGATCGATTTGGAGTACTCGATCGGATTCTCGTAGCTCCAGACCGCGTCCGGGAGCGCCGTGCCCCCTTCGCCGCGGTGCGCGATGGACCAGTAAGAAGCCTGCCCCTTGATCGGACAGGTCGTGCGCGTGTCGGATCCGTGCAACCGCTCCGCGTCGACGTCCTCGCTGGGGAAGTAGTAGACTGTGTCGTGTACCCCTCTCCCCACCTCCTTGAGCGCCAGCGCCCTGGTCGAGTCCGCGAGCACCTCCCCCTCCAGGAGGACGCGGATCCGCCGCGCGGGCGCGTCGATCTGGTGGTAGTGATGGGGACCGGGGCCCGTGCCCACTAGGCGGCCTCCAGGAGCACGCCGCGACGTCCCACGCGGCGACCGGTCTGGACATGATCCTCGAGGCCCTTGAGCATCCCGCCGAGCGCCTTCCGGAACTGCCCCTCCATCATGAGTTTGCCCATGAGCCAGCCGAGCACGCCGAACTTGGGCTTGAAGCGCAAGCGCATCTCCACATTGGCTCGAGCCTCCCCGGCGGGGCGCACCCGCATGGTGGCGAGGGCGAAGGTGAGGGGGAAGGGGCCTGCGTCGACGATCTGCACGTCGAGTTCCTCACCCGCTACGTACCGAACCACGCGCTCCCGCACCTGGCCACCGGAGTAGAAGCTGCAGACCCGCTCCGCGCCGTTGCCGCGCGCTACATCGTTGGTGATCGCCGACATCGCCACATCCGGGTTGAAATCGGCCACCGAACCGAAGTTGTCCAAGGCTTCCCAGGCCCGATCAGCCGTGACGCTGACGGTCCGGGAAACTACGACCTCGTGCATATCGTTATCCTCCGCCCATATTCTGAATCTCGTCGCGGGCAGCGCAGCTCTCCGCCTACACCGCCGACTCTTTCTTGACCAGACGGTAATCATACCGTAGCTTGAGCGCAAGATGAACGGAAAACAAGCGACCAGGGCGACGCGCGGGCGCCCCAGATCCTTCGACACGGACGCCGTATTGTGGCAAGTGCTGGAGGCGTTCTGGGCTCGCGGCTACGAGGCGACCACAGTGGCCGACCTGGAGGCCGCAACCGGACTCCACAAGGGAAGTCTCTACCAGGCGTTCGGCGGCAAGCACGCCCTTTTTCTGGCGGCGCTCAACGCCTATCTGGACGCTGGCCTGGACCGGCTGAGGGCCTTGCTGGGCGACGCAACGGACCCGGTGGAGGGCGTGCGTCGGTGGCTGGAGATGTCGCTCAGCATGTGCGAATCGTACTGCGCAAGGCGCGGCTGCTTCGCGGTCAACACCGTGGTGGAGGTGGCCCCGCACGACGCCGTGGTCGATGCCGTTCTCGCGCGCCATTTCGCGCACGTCGAGTCCCTCGTGGCGGACGCCATAGCGCGGGGCCAGCGGGACGGATCCATCCAGTCGGACCGTTCCCCGGCGGAGCTGGCGGGATTCCTGCACACCTTCGTGTCGGGCTTGGTGGTGACGGGAAAGCGGGAGCTCGATCTGCAGCGAGGCCGGGAGTACGTGGACCTCGCGATGCGCCTGCTACAGGCCTGAGGACTGCCTGCCGCGGTGGTCCTTGTTCACGAACAAACGGTAAATAAAGCGGTTCGCTGGAGGCGCGGCCGGAGCGCCGGGTTTCGGGTCCGCGGGCGAGAACGAGCTGCGCCCCGCCGTGGCTCGCCTGGCCCGGGTCGTGAGGCGAGGGCGCAACCCGATCCCTCGCTCGGTTGTCACATTCTCCCACAACGTCGGAGGGCCGCGAGTCCGTCCGGCGGACGCACCGCATCCGATCGGAGATGGAGATGGCAACACGAACCGTGCTGACTCTTGCCGCGCTCGCCGCGCTGGCGGCCCCTCTGGACGCGCAGGAGTATCCGCGGCCCGAGGACGTGGCCACGCCCGAGGCGGCGATTCTCGCCGCGTACGCATCGTTGGCCCGGCCGCCGGGAGAGAAATACGACTGGGAGAGGTTTCGGTCGCTCCACCTTCCGTCTGCCGTGCTCGTTCCCAATACGGAGCAGACCGGAGGGACCTCGCGCGTGCTCACCGTCCAGGGCTTCATCGACTGGATAGGCCAGCCGGACGGGGGCGACGGGGACCGGGGTTTCGCCGAGGAACAGGTCCACATCGACCTGGACACCTACGGCGACATCGCCCAGGCGATGAGCACCTACCAGAAGCATTTCTGGGAGGACGAAAGGATCCTGGGCCGCGGCATCAACTCGTTCAATCTCGTGCGCATTGACGGCCGTTGGTGGATCGCCTCCATCGCGTGGGACGAAGAGAACGGCGCGGGCTCGATCCCCCACGAGTACCTGCCGTAGGGACGTAAGGGGGCCGACGGAGGGCACGCCTAGCGCACCCTCCGCCGGGTCGGCGTCGCCGCGGAGGGGGCCCCTCGGAAACGCCGACGTCCGCTCGTCGGGCGGCCTACGGCAACCCGGCCACCACGTGCACGTGACCTGGAGTGCTGGGTGAAATGCCGCCTGAAATCAGGTAGTCGTAGATCCCGTCGCCCGTCACATCGCCCAGTCCGATGGCGTCGAAACCCAGGTTCTCGCCTGCAACGGTGCTCGTGAAGGTGCGCACCACCGATCCGTCCGCCCCGGAGTAGACGTAGCCCTTGCCGGCGTTGGGGGCGCCTTCGTCGTTGAGCCAGCCGACGAGGAACAGGTCGCCCTTGCCGTCGCCCGTCACGTCGGCGATGCCCCGGCCGATGCCGAATTGGTCCCCTGCGGCCTCGCCCACAAGGCGCAGCAGCTTGGAGCCGTCGGCGCCCGAGATCACGTACGCCTTGCCGGCCAGCGAACCGCCCTGGTTATCGCTAATGTCGACGGCGAAGATCTCGGGCAGGCCGTCGTCGTTGATGTCGGGTACGGGGTTCAGCCAGAACTGGCCCAGGGACCCGCCGCTTCCGTCGGCGGCGACCGAGAAGAACACGGTGTCCCCGGTGGCTCCGTTGAGCACGTATATGCGCCCATTGCCGGGAGCGTTCTGCGCACCCACGCCGAAGTCCGGCACGCCATCGGCGGTGAGATCGCCCACGCCGCCCACCGAGGTACCGAAGCCCGAGTTCGAGGCGGCGGAGTTCTTGGTCACGAGGACGCTGCCGTCGATTCCGGAGACGACGTAGACGCGTCCCGAGTTGGCCAGGCCGCCGTCGTGGCCCGTGGCGGTGATCAGCACGTCGTCGTGCCCGTCGCCGTTGACGTCGCCCAGCCGGCCCACGGCGGTGCCGAAGCCGTCGCCGGCGTTCTCTCCGTCGATGCTGTACAGCACCGATCCGTCCGCGCCCGAGAAGATCACCGCCCTGCCGTTGGCCGAGAACGGGGCGCCGACCACGATGTCCGGCACGCCGTCGTTGTTCACGTCGCCGGCTCCGTCCACCATGTGCCCGAACTGCGCTCCAGGCTGTGTGCCCGTGAAGGTG containing:
- a CDS encoding aminotransferase class V-fold PLP-dependent enzyme, yielding MLDRRRFLSRAFAVAAPAALWARPAAGMASLTDAWERTLGDANRHVRGRSPLDVAGDEEYWAEIQRAFAIDRSMVNLNNGGVCPSPRVVQEALRRYLEFSNEAPAYTMWKILEPAIESVRERLAGSFGVDPEELAITRNASEALEIVQLGLDLEPGDEVLTTNQDYGRMLTTWDQRVRREGITVRKISFPVPATSMDDLVRRFEEAIGPRTRVLHFCHITNLTGQIFPVGDLVALAQRHGLEAIVDGAHAYAHFPFTHADLGCDFYGTSLHKWLLAPIGTGFLHVKKERIPDVWPLMAATEEQAGDIRKFEEIGTHPAANHNAIAEALTFHESIGGERKAARLRFLRDRWMERVEGTAGVRLYTSRDPAMGCAISTVGIDGVETPALADHVWKRHRIFVTSIKHDEFNGIRVTPNVYTTLEEIDRFAGALEKVAEDGLPDA
- a CDS encoding DUF427 domain-containing protein; its protein translation is MGTGPGPHHYHQIDAPARRIRVLLEGEVLADSTRALALKEVGRGVHDTVYYFPSEDVDAERLHGSDTRTTCPIKGQASYWSIAHRGEGGTALPDAVWSYENPIEYSKSIEGMLAFDSRRVAIEIGPETVAIDKP
- a CDS encoding methyltransferase, with protein sequence MTSCCHVDVADRHFGSEMAQRDAEAYLKNGVDPLSRALLDLIGEQPIERATLLDIGGGVGVLGRELLGERVDAVTMVDESTAYLAVAREQARGDGTADRYRFIAGDVVAARDEVGCADLATLHRVVCCYPDYRALLDATLATGVRWVALTYPRDRWYVRAGAAFENLRRRFRGNPFRTFVHAEGGITERLEAAGFRRVSDAGTLFWTCELWAAADS
- a CDS encoding SRPBCC family protein, producing MHEVVVSRTVSVTADRAWEALDNFGSVADFNPDVAMSAITNDVARGNGAERVCSFYSGGQVRERVVRYVAGEELDVQIVDAGPFPLTFALATMRVRPAGEARANVEMRLRFKPKFGVLGWLMGKLMMEGQFRKALGGMLKGLEDHVQTGRRVGRRGVLLEAA
- a CDS encoding MFS transporter; translated protein: FVGAMVGLERTVLPLLAREEFGVASSAAVLSFVASFGLVKATTNLAAGHLADRFGRRLVLVLGWIAGLPVPFLIIWAPSWGWIVAANALLGVNQGLAWSMTVVMKIDLVGPERRGLAAGLNEFAGYTAAAVMAYATGEIAVRAGLRPEPFYLGIAVAAIGLALSVLFVRETRPAGTRESEGEPRAGLADVFGRVTWRDSRLQACSQAGLVNNLNDGVAWALFPVYFASVGMSLREIGILAAVYPGVWGIAQLGTGPLGDRVGRPGLVVSGLLLQAVAIAAVASASSFRPLLAAAVVLGLGTALVYPTLLAAVSDLSEASWRASALGVYRFWRDAGYAVGALGIGAFAALVGDAGAIRAAAVLTAASGLIVWARLGSSRALG
- a CDS encoding NmrA/HSCARG family protein; its protein translation is MSQIISVVGATGAQGGSLARAILDDPGSGFKVRALTRNPESDAARALADRGAEVVRADLDDAPSLRAAFEGSHGAFCVTNFWEHFSPEKEAAQARAQAQAAADASVAHVIWSTLDDTRELVPLSDDRMPTLLERYKVPHFDEKGAADAVFLELTPATCLQTVFYWDNLIHFGLGPQREGGTAYFNLPMGEAKLPGIAAEDIGRCAYGVFKRGESLTGKTIGIAGEHLTGAQMAAALTDALGEEVVYRAIPFDVYRSFDFPGAEDMGNMFQFKHDFEPRYTASRSIELARELNPRLQTFADFLAANAHRIQIGGES
- a CDS encoding TetR/AcrR family transcriptional regulator, which translates into the protein MNGKQATRATRGRPRSFDTDAVLWQVLEAFWARGYEATTVADLEAATGLHKGSLYQAFGGKHALFLAALNAYLDAGLDRLRALLGDATDPVEGVRRWLEMSLSMCESYCARRGCFAVNTVVEVAPHDAVVDAVLARHFAHVESLVADAIARGQRDGSIQSDRSPAELAGFLHTFVSGLVVTGKRELDLQRGREYVDLAMRLLQA